One genomic region from Candidatus Caldarchaeum subterraneum encodes:
- a CDS encoding sec-independent protein translocase protein TatC encodes MSKDKEMPLIEHLRELKDRVKVVMISFVVALIFWLAFPADLTEIIRNPEFYEPMVTLVLKRIVQDLAGARIEIIGCSMTSPFEIFFLAAAFLALATIMPVIGYETYAYVDPALYPHERRLIYGFTLAFVALFAVGGVFGYFVAAPLIMRAMVFFFELAGVIPTVCAMDFYSLVFTTVLLIGVVFTSPVVLVLLVRFGIISTDLISRNRLYVYGILYILVAIITPDGWLVGNAVLFLPLVALIESSLFIAKRVERNRLKSMIVGYCKFCGNGLRENEIFCSKCGRAQE; translated from the coding sequence TTGAGCAAAGATAAGGAAATGCCTCTTATCGAGCATTTACGTGAGCTAAAGGACCGAGTAAAAGTTGTGATGATTTCTTTCGTGGTCGCTCTCATCTTTTGGCTGGCATTCCCGGCGGACCTAACAGAGATTATTCGCAACCCAGAGTTTTACGAGCCTATGGTGACCCTTGTTCTCAAAAGAATAGTGCAGGACTTGGCGGGCGCCAGAATCGAGATAATAGGCTGCTCGATGACTTCGCCTTTTGAGATATTTTTTCTCGCCGCAGCGTTTTTGGCTTTAGCCACTATAATGCCTGTAATCGGCTATGAGACATATGCCTACGTTGACCCTGCTCTCTATCCTCATGAGCGTAGGTTGATCTACGGGTTTACTCTGGCTTTTGTGGCTCTTTTTGCGGTGGGAGGAGTGTTCGGCTACTTTGTCGCCGCTCCTCTCATCATGCGGGCTATGGTCTTCTTCTTCGAGTTGGCTGGCGTGATACCAACCGTCTGCGCCATGGATTTCTACAGCCTCGTCTTCACAACCGTGTTACTCATCGGAGTGGTTTTCACATCGCCCGTGGTTCTAGTCCTTCTCGTCAGGTTCGGGATAATCAGCACCGATTTGATAAGCCGTAACAGGCTATACGTTTACGGCATACTCTACATCTTGGTAGCAATCATTACACCGGACGGATGGCTGGTGGGAAACGCCGTCCTATTCCTACCCCTCGTCGCGTTGATAGAGTCGTCACTGTTTATCGCTAAAAGGGTTGAGAGGAACCGGTTGAAATCCATGATTGTTGGTTACTGCAAGTTCTGCGGGAACGGGCTAAGAGAGAATGAGATTTTCTGCAGCAAATGTGGAAGAGCTCAGGAATAG
- a CDS encoding sec-independent protein translocase protein TatA has product MAIQGIEWIVVAVVVLVLFLWGPDKLPKIAKSIGQAKREFEKAQKGLEEEISKAATTAASPPDDKLLEVARALNISTEGKTRDQIAKEIVEKSQKTA; this is encoded by the coding sequence ATGGCGATACAAGGCATCGAGTGGATTGTTGTAGCGGTTGTAGTGTTGGTCCTTTTCCTATGGGGGCCAGATAAACTGCCTAAAATCGCCAAGTCAATAGGTCAGGCTAAGCGGGAGTTCGAGAAAGCTCAGAAGGGGCTGGAGGAGGAGATATCAAAAGCAGCCACAACGGCGGCATCTCCTCCGGATGACAAGCTTCTCGAGGTCGCCAGAGCCCTCAACATATCTACCGAGGGCAAGACAAGGGACCAGATAGCCAAGGAGATTGTGGAAAAATCTCAGAAAACAGCCTAA
- a CDS encoding 3-oxoacyl-[acyl-carrier protein] reductase (short-chain dehydrogenase/reductase SDR) produces the protein MGILDNKICIVTGASGDIGRAVADWFLEQGAFVSAGARRLQVLRELEKTWAARYGSVKVHVDMLNVADEKSVESFVAKTLERFGRIDAVVNVAGYVLEPRLWNKGLAETTTQEIIDVMSVDLLGSFNMVKHTIERMVKQRGGVYVNFSSTPAITGYDRGLAYTLAKSAILGLTKHIAYEYGRFGVRAYTLVLGSIETEPSTKHLTKADYAALAAESPLGRWGRPEEVAAVAGFLCSDMASFINGQSIVVDGGAVLR, from the coding sequence GTGGGAATTTTAGATAACAAAATCTGTATAGTTACAGGCGCGTCGGGCGATATCGGGAGAGCTGTTGCTGACTGGTTTCTTGAGCAAGGGGCTTTTGTCTCGGCGGGAGCGAGGCGTTTACAGGTTCTCCGTGAATTGGAGAAGACCTGGGCTGCTAGATATGGCTCGGTGAAGGTTCATGTTGACATGCTCAACGTCGCCGACGAAAAATCTGTGGAGAGCTTTGTGGCTAAGACGCTGGAGCGATTCGGACGCATTGACGCCGTTGTCAATGTCGCGGGATATGTTCTGGAGCCGAGGCTGTGGAACAAGGGTCTAGCCGAAACAACTACACAGGAAATAATCGATGTGATGAGCGTTGACTTGCTCGGGTCTTTCAACATGGTCAAACACACCATAGAACGTATGGTGAAGCAGCGGGGAGGCGTCTACGTCAACTTCAGCTCAACACCCGCCATAACGGGCTACGATAGAGGGCTTGCATACACTCTCGCCAAATCAGCCATCCTCGGCCTAACCAAACACATAGCCTACGAATATGGACGCTTCGGCGTCAGGGCCTACACCCTTGTCCTCGGAAGCATAGAGACAGAGCCATCCACCAAGCATCTCACAAAAGCGGATTATGCGGCACTCGCAGCCGAGTCTCCTCTCGGGAGATGGGGTAGGCCCGAGGAGGTGGCTGCTGTTGCGGGTTTCCTGTGCTCAGACATGGCGAGCTTCATAAACGGCCAGTCCATCGTCGTCGACGGAGGAGCTGTTTTAAGATAG
- a CDS encoding small subunit ribosomal protein S13 has product MSKDLRLIVRVLNTDVDGTLRLPYALARVKGIGVNLGYAIARAAGIDPATRLGNLTEKQIEKIEQIARNPTRFGIPAWLLNRRFDPVTGEDRHLTGADLELAIKEDIQTMMRTKSWKGIRHSLGLKVRGQRTRTTGRKGMTVGVSRKAIAQQSGQQKEEKK; this is encoded by the coding sequence ATGTCGAAAGACCTCCGCCTAATCGTCCGAGTGCTGAACACCGACGTCGATGGTACACTCAGGCTACCCTATGCACTTGCACGCGTGAAAGGCATTGGTGTAAACCTCGGTTATGCTATTGCGAGGGCGGCTGGCATAGACCCAGCCACTAGGTTGGGAAACCTCACCGAGAAACAGATTGAAAAAATTGAGCAGATAGCTAGAAACCCCACACGCTTCGGCATACCCGCCTGGCTCCTAAACAGACGTTTTGACCCTGTGACCGGAGAGGACAGGCATCTTACAGGAGCCGACCTCGAACTGGCCATAAAAGAAGATATCCAAACCATGATGAGAACTAAGAGCTGGAAAGGGATACGTCACTCGCTGGGGCTGAAAGTCAGGGGTCAAAGGACACGGACAACAGGCAGAAAGGGAATGACTGTCGGTGTATCTAGGAAAGCTATTGCGCAGCAGAGTGGGCAGCAGAAAGAGGAGAAGAAATAG
- a CDS encoding 5-methyltetrahydropteroyltriglutamate--homocysteine methyltransferase: MSKLFPVMEVGSLNKAPFRVKDVARAVEQAAKWGKALGVENYEELVDLLRSSQVSEDLLVDWACVYGLRFFESAGLDVVYDGEQRRVEMYEHPLRFIDGFEYRGVVRVWDNEFYRKAAVVKRPRLIQPYHIDELQFNKKHAKKPLKVPVTSAYTLVDWSFDEYYAKHAAGEDLVAKTGAARRDFVLDLVKEVLRPVVMALDSEGVDYIQLDEPAAATKPHESELVVESINETFRSVGAKKAVHICYTDYKALFPALLELKIDVLSISCSNADTTRLGTDPDARTGFEVLRVFKEYDVKFKVAPGLVDVHTDFIEPPELVREGSSTLLRSWETLVKLWPATTAACVPVVGTWLTRSS, translated from the coding sequence ATGAGTAAACTGTTCCCTGTTATGGAGGTTGGAAGCCTCAACAAGGCGCCGTTCAGGGTCAAGGACGTGGCTAGAGCTGTTGAACAGGCGGCGAAATGGGGGAAGGCTCTGGGCGTGGAGAACTATGAAGAACTTGTTGACCTGCTTAGAAGCAGTCAAGTCTCTGAGGATTTGTTGGTTGATTGGGCTTGTGTCTATGGACTAAGGTTTTTTGAGTCAGCTGGACTGGATGTTGTCTATGATGGTGAGCAGAGAAGGGTTGAGATGTATGAGCATCCGCTGAGATTCATCGACGGGTTTGAGTACCGTGGAGTGGTGCGGGTCTGGGACAACGAGTTCTACCGCAAGGCCGCTGTGGTAAAAAGGCCAAGGCTCATCCAGCCCTATCATATAGACGAGCTCCAGTTCAACAAGAAACATGCGAAAAAGCCTTTGAAAGTCCCCGTCACTTCAGCCTACACACTCGTGGACTGGTCCTTTGACGAATATTACGCAAAACATGCGGCTGGAGAGGATTTAGTGGCTAAAACCGGTGCTGCAAGGCGGGACTTTGTTCTCGACCTCGTGAAAGAGGTGCTGAGGCCAGTCGTCATGGCGCTTGACAGCGAAGGAGTAGACTACATACAGTTGGATGAGCCGGCGGCGGCAACCAAGCCCCATGAATCAGAGCTCGTGGTTGAAAGCATCAACGAAACATTCCGAAGCGTAGGCGCCAAGAAAGCCGTACACATCTGCTACACCGATTACAAGGCACTATTCCCCGCACTCCTCGAGCTAAAGATAGACGTCCTCTCAATTTCATGCTCCAACGCAGACACCACACGCCTCGGCACCGACCCCGATGCGAGAACAGGGTTCGAGGTTCTCAGGGTCTTCAAAGAATACGACGTAAAATTCAAAGTGGCTCCCGGGCTCGTCGACGTCCACACCGATTTTATCGAGCCTCCTGAGCTTGTTCGGGAAGGGTCCTCTACGCTGCTAAGGTCTTGGGAGACCCTGGTAAAGTTGTGGCCTGCAACGACTGCGGCCTGCGTACCCGTAGTTGGGACGTGGCTTACCAGAAGCAGCTGA
- a CDS encoding methylcobalamin:homocysteine methyltransferase produces the protein MKAYLVGALPRTEKLIKAYRDRAKNKIPETALLNELETTSLAYIEAQRRNGFTYIIDGMLGWNDLLRPFASSLENVAVNGLSRWFDNNFFYKAPVITGRLSLRNKIDTSPFFHQSIETAKRKIVVPEPLTFAKLSINKFYNRLDELVYDVAQALALYLKQLGEFAQVQLTAPFLVSGKISPEDLELSRSAVEVLRRTVDAELMLHLQFGSAEKNLEDFLDFPVDVIGLDMFKTRVECLRGLNTDKSIFLGLVDGRNTLLEDAAPTVSLLEKVSSMASFRELHVGPNCELEHLPHEYALKKIDVLGEVVKLAGDLL, from the coding sequence ATGAAGGCATATCTCGTGGGTGCTCTGCCCCGCACGGAGAAGCTCATAAAAGCCTACCGGGACAGGGCCAAGAACAAGATACCCGAAACAGCTCTCCTGAATGAGCTAGAGACCACCTCCCTAGCCTATATCGAAGCCCAGCGACGAAACGGCTTCACCTACATCATAGACGGGATGCTCGGCTGGAACGACCTCCTCAGACCCTTTGCATCATCTCTCGAAAACGTTGCGGTCAACGGGCTGAGCCGATGGTTTGACAACAACTTTTTCTACAAAGCACCAGTTATCACAGGTAGGCTCAGCCTACGAAACAAAATAGACACATCCCCTTTTTTCCACCAATCTATCGAGACCGCGAAAAGAAAGATTGTCGTCCCCGAGCCCCTCACTTTTGCAAAACTTTCAATCAACAAATTCTACAATAGACTTGATGAACTTGTATACGATGTTGCGCAGGCTTTAGCACTTTATCTTAAGCAGTTAGGGGAGTTTGCGCAGGTTCAGCTAACGGCGCCTTTTCTCGTTTCTGGAAAGATTTCTCCAGAGGATTTGGAATTGTCTCGCTCAGCCGTCGAGGTGTTGAGGAGAACGGTTGACGCTGAGCTTATGCTCCACCTTCAGTTCGGCTCAGCCGAGAAGAACCTCGAAGATTTTCTTGATTTTCCTGTTGACGTGATTGGCTTAGACATGTTTAAGACAAGGGTGGAATGTTTGCGTGGCCTGAACACGGATAAGAGCATTTTCCTCGGACTAGTCGACGGTAGAAACACCTTACTTGAGGACGCCGCACCTACAGTCTCCTTGTTGGAGAAAGTATCGTCCATGGCGAGTTTCAGAGAGCTACATGTGGGCCCGAACTGCGAGCTGGAGCATCTTCCACATGAATATGCTTTGAAGAAGATAGATGTTTTGGGAGAGGTTGTGAAGCTGGCTGGTGACTTGTTATGA
- a CDS encoding thioredoxin reductase (NADPH), producing MKMTMEPFDVYDITIIGAGPTGLFAAFYAAGMRSMKTKVIEALDTYGGQLTTLYPDKFIYDVAGFPKILSKDLAKNLYEQASAYNPTFHFSERVLNLTRLDGGIIELTTDKGVHFSKTVLIAAGHGAFTPRKLGNPSVERFENKGVYYTVRDKWMFRNKRVVIVGGGDSAVDWALNLKDIASEVYLVHRRSEFRAHEGSVIELFHSPVKVLIPYEVKEAHGGEHLEKITVYNNKTGEETTIECDALLLQLGHIVDVSLFKKWGLDMEGNAIKINARCETNIPGVYAAGDIATQPDSVKLALLVIGFAQAAIAVNVAKNYIDPKAGYFPGHSSERRM from the coding sequence TTGAAGATGACCATGGAGCCGTTTGATGTTTACGACATCACCATAATCGGCGCCGGACCCACGGGCCTGTTCGCGGCTTTCTACGCCGCGGGTATGAGAAGTATGAAGACGAAAGTGATTGAGGCTTTGGACACCTATGGCGGGCAATTGACAACCCTTTACCCAGATAAATTCATCTACGACGTCGCAGGATTCCCGAAAATATTGTCCAAAGATTTGGCGAAAAATTTGTATGAGCAGGCGAGCGCATACAACCCGACTTTCCATTTCTCCGAGAGAGTTCTTAACTTGACGAGGCTTGACGGCGGAATAATCGAGCTGACCACTGACAAGGGCGTCCACTTCTCCAAAACCGTGCTCATAGCCGCCGGACATGGAGCGTTTACACCTCGTAAACTTGGGAACCCCTCGGTTGAGCGGTTTGAGAACAAGGGTGTCTACTACACGGTCAGGGACAAGTGGATGTTCAGGAACAAGCGGGTAGTTATTGTCGGAGGCGGTGACTCCGCTGTCGACTGGGCCCTCAACCTCAAAGACATCGCGTCCGAGGTTTACCTTGTTCACAGACGGAGCGAATTCAGAGCACATGAGGGGAGCGTCATAGAGCTATTCCACTCACCTGTTAAAGTCTTGATACCATACGAGGTCAAGGAAGCACATGGCGGCGAACACCTGGAGAAGATTACAGTTTACAACAACAAGACTGGTGAGGAGACGACAATAGAATGCGACGCACTGCTGCTACAGCTAGGCCACATAGTTGATGTCTCGCTTTTCAAGAAATGGGGCCTCGACATGGAGGGCAACGCCATCAAAATCAACGCCAGATGCGAGACAAACATTCCAGGGGTCTACGCCGCGGGAGACATCGCGACACAGCCCGACTCTGTAAAACTTGCACTTCTCGTAATAGGGTTTGCGCAGGCAGCCATAGCGGTAAACGTAGCCAAAAACTACATAGACCCGAAGGCAGGCTACTTCCCAGGCCACAGCTCTGAGAGAAGGATGTAG
- a CDS encoding phosphate uptake regulator: MEVRRAVQLTGGSSFTVTLPKEWVERMGLSKGSQVIIRPAEDGGLYIYPDKPSSRRPSSVEIALTEDLSQLLVGAYLYGYDTIKIVSKTPITDTWLEVIRRVVRGLAGAEIVDEADESVEVQIVLDEQTVAPEKLLRRQYNLVMGMVEYAVNSVLMDDSSLARVAVTRDEEVDRLYFTLVRVLRSALVDPALAKRLNTSPLSLLDIRVAAKFIEDAGDQAAEMAKEKLRNKKPMSDDVKQEFRNIAKIVLSTGFDPIEAFFSHEITLVNRVTGLRTEFMKRSEEFLRKVSGRGETASLYKLHFHLARVCEDLADVAELSLPIKPYVARQT; this comes from the coding sequence GTGGAGGTAAGGAGAGCGGTTCAGCTTACGGGGGGAAGCTCTTTCACAGTCACCCTTCCTAAGGAATGGGTGGAGAGGATGGGGCTGTCTAAAGGTTCTCAAGTAATTATAAGACCTGCGGAGGATGGGGGGCTGTACATCTACCCAGACAAGCCGTCTTCGCGGCGCCCTTCATCGGTTGAGATTGCGTTGACGGAGGACCTTAGCCAGCTGCTCGTCGGCGCATACCTCTATGGATACGACACAATAAAAATTGTCTCAAAAACCCCCATAACCGATACATGGCTCGAGGTGATAAGGCGGGTTGTCCGCGGGTTGGCCGGGGCTGAGATAGTTGACGAGGCCGATGAAAGCGTGGAGGTGCAGATTGTTCTCGACGAGCAAACGGTGGCCCCTGAGAAGCTTCTGAGACGTCAGTACAACCTTGTGATGGGGATGGTTGAGTATGCTGTTAACTCGGTGTTGATGGATGATTCTTCGCTTGCGAGAGTTGCGGTCACACGGGATGAAGAGGTTGACAGGCTTTACTTCACTCTGGTGCGTGTTCTACGGTCTGCGCTGGTTGACCCCGCTCTCGCCAAACGGTTAAACACCTCACCCCTCAGTCTCCTAGACATAAGGGTCGCGGCCAAGTTCATAGAAGACGCCGGAGACCAAGCCGCTGAGATGGCTAAGGAGAAACTGAGAAACAAAAAGCCCATGAGCGATGATGTTAAGCAAGAGTTCAGAAACATCGCCAAAATTGTTCTCTCAACAGGCTTTGACCCAATCGAGGCCTTCTTCAGCCACGAAATCACACTTGTCAACAGAGTCACGGGGCTTAGAACCGAGTTCATGAAGCGAAGCGAAGAATTTCTCAGAAAAGTGTCGGGACGAGGCGAAACCGCGTCACTCTATAAGCTACACTTCCATCTCGCGAGAGTATGCGAGGACCTCGCCGACGTGGCTGAGCTAAGCCTACCCATAAAGCCGTATGTGGCGAGGCAAACTTAA
- a CDS encoding large subunit ribosomal protein L22: MPTWRYSTTVGEKEDEVRASLREIDVSPKWAREVCEALKGLTIPEAKRLLEDVINKRRMIPYKRYRKKRAHHAETKGPGGYPVKVSQYLLKLVESLEANAEFKGLDPEKTEIVHAASHKGRVLRKNIERAFGRSSPYNRTYVHIELAAVSRG; the protein is encoded by the coding sequence ATGCCGACCTGGAGATATTCAACAACAGTCGGTGAAAAGGAGGACGAGGTCCGAGCCAGCCTCAGAGAGATAGATGTCTCACCGAAGTGGGCGAGGGAGGTCTGCGAGGCTCTTAAGGGCTTGACCATCCCCGAGGCCAAGAGACTGCTCGAAGACGTGATAAACAAGCGGCGGATGATACCCTACAAAAGATATAGGAAGAAGCGCGCGCATCATGCGGAGACAAAGGGCCCAGGAGGCTACCCGGTGAAGGTCTCCCAGTATCTTCTCAAACTTGTTGAGAGCCTAGAGGCAAACGCGGAGTTTAAAGGCCTTGACCCAGAGAAGACGGAAATTGTCCACGCGGCGTCCCACAAGGGCCGCGTTCTTAGGAAAAACATCGAACGGGCCTTCGGACGTTCAAGCCCATATAATCGGACTTATGTTCATATTGAGCTCGCGGCGGTGAGCAGAGGATGA
- a CDS encoding small subunit ribosomal protein S3 — protein sequence MTLVKQILETRIKKADIEEYLREKLKNAFFGGVSISFTPLGTRVTIYAMRPSRVIGPKGKVIKEITEALEKQFGVENPVVTVVEVEVPELNPYVMAERIAQDLARGLRYRRVGFWAVKRIMEAGAKGVEVHISGKLTSARSRTEKFTEGFMPKSGELAMNYVLEGKSSVLLKTGLFGVRVLIYPPDAPLPEEIKVKQIEAPRA from the coding sequence ATGACGCTGGTTAAACAGATTCTCGAAACGAGGATTAAGAAGGCGGATATTGAGGAGTATTTGAGGGAGAAGCTAAAGAACGCTTTCTTCGGTGGAGTTAGCATCAGCTTTACTCCCCTCGGCACAAGAGTTACAATCTATGCCATGAGGCCGAGCAGGGTTATTGGCCCCAAAGGGAAAGTCATCAAGGAGATTACAGAGGCGCTGGAGAAACAATTCGGGGTTGAGAACCCTGTGGTGACCGTGGTTGAGGTAGAGGTTCCAGAGCTTAACCCCTACGTCATGGCTGAGAGAATTGCCCAGGACCTTGCCAGAGGCCTCCGATACAGGAGAGTTGGTTTCTGGGCCGTGAAGCGGATAATGGAGGCAGGGGCAAAGGGGGTGGAGGTTCACATAAGCGGAAAACTTACATCAGCAAGGTCAAGGACGGAGAAGTTCACAGAAGGGTTTATGCCCAAATCAGGAGAGCTGGCGATGAACTACGTCCTCGAAGGCAAATCTTCGGTGCTGCTGAAAACCGGGCTCTTCGGCGTAAGAGTTCTCATCTATCCACCCGACGCGCCTCTTCCAGAGGAGATAAAGGTGAAGCAGATTGAAGCTCCAAGAGCTTAG
- a CDS encoding large subunit ribosomal protein L29: MKLQELREMNEKELAEKIEELKAELRQVVSEIGKGGMVENPMRKRELRKEIARAYTVLAEKRRQKV, translated from the coding sequence TTGAAGCTCCAAGAGCTTAGAGAAATGAATGAGAAGGAGCTGGCTGAGAAAATCGAGGAGCTCAAAGCCGAGCTGAGGCAAGTGGTCTCGGAGATAGGGAAGGGAGGCATGGTTGAAAACCCGATGAGAAAAAGGGAGCTACGGAAAGAAATAGCAAGAGCCTACACGGTACTTGCTGAGAAGAGGCGACAGAAGGTATGA
- a CDS encoding ribonuclease P subunit P29 produces MTKPLNIYLLGKRVKVMYNNKTSEGVVVSETRNMVMVKTMKGAKSFPKMNSVFIVDGKVVEGVRMVARPFERLLRGGGR; encoded by the coding sequence ATGACCAAGCCACTTAACATCTACCTTCTCGGCAAAAGGGTCAAAGTCATGTACAACAACAAAACATCAGAAGGAGTTGTGGTGTCCGAGACACGTAACATGGTTATGGTGAAGACTATGAAAGGCGCGAAAAGCTTTCCCAAGATGAACTCCGTATTCATCGTTGACGGCAAGGTTGTCGAGGGTGTGAGGATGGTTGCAAGGCCTTTCGAGAGATTGTTGAGAGGTGGTGGGAGATGA
- a CDS encoding small subunit ribosomal protein S17 — MSETRNIGIPVNPPKTSCNDPDCPFHGKLSVRGILLSGVVYKKKMNKTVVVENEHIVYVKKYKRYMRRRSRISAHLPPCIDADVGDRVRLGECRPLSKTVSFVVLEKMG, encoded by the coding sequence ATGAGTGAGACACGGAACATAGGCATCCCGGTCAACCCGCCGAAAACATCCTGTAACGACCCCGACTGCCCCTTCCACGGAAAATTATCGGTGAGAGGTATTTTGCTAAGCGGCGTCGTCTACAAAAAGAAGATGAACAAAACCGTGGTCGTCGAGAACGAGCACATCGTCTACGTCAAGAAATACAAGAGATACATGCGGAGAAGATCACGGATATCTGCACACCTGCCTCCCTGCATAGACGCTGATGTAGGTGATCGGGTGAGGCTGGGCGAGTGCAGGCCTCTGAGCAAGACTGTCAGTTTCGTGGTTCTGGAGAAGATGGGGTGA
- a CDS encoding large subunit ribosomal protein L14, whose product MAKRTRAVAAVGVLERRPNIPRTIVPGSLITCADNSGAQILKIIQVHGVSTRLRRVPAAAVGDKVSVTVKKGSADLRKKPMHAIVIRQRKPYRRSDGTWISFEETAAVLVTPEGDLKGTEIKGPVAKEAAERWPRVANAASMIV is encoded by the coding sequence ATGGCAAAGCGAACACGTGCAGTTGCAGCTGTAGGGGTTCTTGAGAGAAGGCCCAACATTCCACGCACCATAGTGCCCGGCTCGTTGATAACATGCGCCGACAACTCGGGGGCTCAGATTCTCAAGATTATACAGGTTCATGGAGTATCTACAAGGCTTCGCCGAGTTCCTGCCGCAGCGGTTGGAGACAAAGTGAGCGTAACCGTGAAGAAGGGCTCAGCAGACTTGAGGAAGAAGCCGATGCACGCCATAGTGATACGGCAGCGGAAACCCTATCGGAGAAGCGACGGAACATGGATATCTTTTGAGGAAACAGCCGCGGTGCTTGTAACACCTGAGGGAGACCTCAAGGGAACAGAGATCAAGGGCCCCGTAGCCAAGGAGGCGGCGGAACGCTGGCCACGCGTCGCAAACGCGGCCAGCATGATAGTATGA
- a CDS encoding large subunit ribosomal protein L24 gives MSSASPRKQRLRRYNAPKHILGKFLSAHLSPELRNKYGRRAVRLRQGDTVKVIKGTFKNIEGKVKRVDVKRQMAYVENVSIKKADGSTVDVPIRIPNLMITQLNLDDKYRKEKLEDEKA, from the coding sequence ATGTCTTCAGCTTCTCCGAGGAAACAGCGTCTACGCCGCTACAACGCTCCTAAACACATTCTAGGCAAGTTTCTATCGGCTCATCTCTCGCCTGAGTTGAGGAATAAATACGGCAGACGGGCAGTTAGGCTCAGGCAAGGTGACACGGTGAAGGTGATTAAAGGCACTTTCAAGAACATAGAGGGGAAGGTTAAGAGAGTGGATGTAAAGAGACAGATGGCCTATGTCGAAAACGTATCAATCAAGAAAGCTGACGGCTCCACCGTCGACGTCCCGATTAGGATACCCAACCTCATGATAACCCAGCTCAACCTCGACGACAAATATCGTAAGGAAAAGCTGGAGGACGAAAAGGCATGA
- a CDS encoding small subunit ribosomal protein S4e: MTHLKTLAAPRHYPKKATVFTVAPSPGPHAKKKSIPLLIAVRDLLNYADNAHTARRLIKQGKFMVDGRVVKDPRFPLGLMDVLSIPELGENYRVLIKPGKGLTLAKTSSEEAGFKICQVVRKNHVRGGALMIGLHDGRTILFRGEMLDKGRAIKTLDTLKIAVPSQEILETISLDNGVYAYIHSGARAGLHGKIMRIRREVVFPDKPTATVETGQGTVTTLLRNLMPVGGEAPWITLL; the protein is encoded by the coding sequence ATGACGCATCTAAAAACCTTGGCAGCACCCCGCCATTATCCGAAGAAGGCGACGGTCTTCACCGTAGCTCCCAGCCCAGGCCCACATGCCAAGAAAAAATCTATCCCACTTCTCATAGCTGTGAGAGACCTGCTGAACTATGCAGACAACGCCCACACAGCGCGAAGGCTCATAAAACAGGGCAAGTTCATGGTGGATGGACGGGTGGTGAAAGACCCCCGGTTCCCGCTGGGTTTGATGGATGTTTTATCGATACCTGAGTTGGGTGAAAACTATCGGGTACTAATTAAACCGGGTAAAGGACTGACATTAGCCAAAACATCCAGCGAAGAGGCAGGGTTTAAAATCTGTCAAGTTGTGAGGAAAAACCATGTACGCGGCGGCGCATTAATGATTGGGCTTCACGACGGCAGAACAATACTCTTCCGTGGAGAGATGCTTGATAAAGGACGCGCGATAAAAACCCTAGACACGCTCAAAATCGCGGTCCCCAGTCAGGAAATACTTGAAACAATTTCTCTCGACAACGGAGTTTATGCGTACATTCACAGCGGCGCCCGAGCAGGCCTGCACGGTAAAATCATGAGGATAAGGCGGGAGGTGGTTTTCCCCGACAAGCCAACCGCCACCGTGGAAACAGGGCAAGGAACCGTAACAACGCTTCTCCGCAACTTGATGCCAGTTGGAGGTGAGGCACCATGGATAACGCTTCTGTAG